The nucleotide window tcttccctccGAGCCTCTcttcaacctcagcgcttagggtgagaagcagcgtggcccagtgggtagagtccgggctggggagccggaggtcgtgggttctaatccccgcttcgccacctgtcagctgggtgaccttgacttgcccaagggcctcagttccctggtctgtaaaagtaataataatggtagtattaagcgcttactatgtgcaaagcactgttctaagcgctgggggggggagtacaaggtgatcaggtcgtcccccgtggggctccccgtcttcatcccccatttgacagaggagggaactgaggcccagagaagtgaagcgacttgccccaagtcacacagctggcaagcggtggagccggaattagaacccacgacctgtgacttgggggggggggcagagactgtgaggcgcccccccccccggggacaaccccatgacctcgtatccacccccagcgtttagaacagccctcggcccataataataataataatgttggtatttgtgaagcgctcacgctgtgcagagcactgggggagatccagggtcatccggttgtcccacgggaggctcccaggcttcatcccccttttccagatgaggtcaccgaggcccagggaggcgaagtgactggccccccgccgcccagccGGCTGTAagcgagcgggattcgaacccacgccctccgcctcccccgcccgggctttggagtcggaggtcacgggttcgaatcccggctcggccaccggtcagctggggggcttcgggcgagccgcttcacccctcggggcctccgttccctcacctgtccaagggggatgaagcccgtgagccccacgggggccaacctgattcccctgggagAGTCTCCCCCGGTGCTgaggacagggctcggcccaggctaagcgcttcacaaatcccaacgTGAGtagtagcaagcgctcaataagtaccgccgAACGACGGCGTAGTCGGCGCTTAAgagcccccggcgccccccgacGCGCCCCTTTCGGAAAGAGGAGGACCCAGGCGGGAGGTGGAGCTTTTATTGAGTTGGGGGGTGCTGCGCGGGGCGTTCTGctgcggggacggggggagggctaGGACACGGTGCAGCTGTGGCTCTTGCGGACGGCGGGAGGCCCGGAGGGctgcgcggaggaggaggaggaggaggaggaggaggaggaggaggaggaggaggaagaggaggaggaggaagaggaggggagggtctggcggcggcggcggcggcgcagcGCGGGGCTGAGACGTCTGGGCAGGTGCAGCAGGCGCAGCAGCTCCTGGAAGACGTCCAGTACGTTGTGGCCCAGCTTGGCGGACGCCTCCAGGTGGGGGCCGCCCCAGTCGAGGTccagggccccggggaggggcgaggccggggcggcggcgttggggcggcggcggcggcggggggccagGTCGCTCTTGTTGGCCACCACGAcgatgggcgggcgggcggcgccgcCCTTGGTCTCCAGGATCTCCGCGCGGAGCCTCCGCACCTCCTGGAAGGAGTCGGGCTCCTGCAGCGAGTAGACCAGGACGAAGGCGTCGGCGCGGCGGATGCCCAGCCTGCGCATGGCCGGGAAGGAGTAGCTGCCGCCCGTGTCCATGATCTCCAGGCGCAGCCGCAGCGCGCCCAGCTCGCAGTCCAGGCAGTGCAGCTCCTCCACCGTGCGCTTGTGCTGCGCCTCGAACGTGTCCGCCAGGAAACGCTGGATCAGCGCCGTCTTGCCCACGCCCGCCGCGCCGAAGAACACCAGCCGCACGCTCGAACGCGGGGGAGACGCCTCCGGGGACATACTGGACGCGCGCCCCGCCGCGCCGCCTCCCACGCCTTTTCTAGGCGGTGCcgaccccgccggcccccccccccccagcccctcggcGCTCCCATTGGCTGCTCCTGGacgcggccccgcccccaggccgggGCCCTTTCGCTCATTGGTCAGGCCTCCGCCCCAGGACACGCCCCTcgctgccccggccccgcccccgcgccgggGCCCTTTCGCTCATTGGCCACGACTCCgcccccggccacgccccctGCCCCGACCACGCCCTCCGAGGCGTGTTCCTTTCGCTCATTGGCCACGACTCCgcccccggccacgccccctgccccggccacGCCCTCCGAGGCGTGTTCCTTTCGCTCATTGGCCACGACTCCGCCCGAGGacacgccccctgccccctcccccggccgcgccCCCGCTCCGGTTCCTTTCGCCCCGTGGTCCGGGCTCCGAGGGGGGacacgcccctccccaccctgaccaCGCCCCCGCGCCGGGTCCCTTTCGCTCATTGGTCACGGCCTCCCCGAGGacacgcccccttccccaccctggccacgcccccgctctgggtcattcattcattcattcaatagtatttattgagcgcttactaggtgcagagcgctgtactaagcgcttggagtggacaaatcggtaacagataggggcagtccctgcctttggacgggctcacagcctaatcggggtCCCTTTCGTTTCGTTCGTTGGTGACGCCTCCGCTCGAGGACACGCTCCTTCCCCGCCCTGGCTTCGCCCCCGCTCCGGGTCCCTTTAGCCCGTtggtcatggagaagcagcgtggctcagtggaaagagcccgggcttgggaggcagaggtcatgagttcgaattccgcctctgccgcttgtcagctgggggactgtgtccaagtcacttcgcttctctgggcctcagttccctcatctgtaaaatggggattagccatgagcctcacgggggacaacctgactaccctgtatttctctcccccagcgcttagaacagtgctctgcacatagtaagcgcttaacagatgccaacgtcattattattattattattattattatgtcacgcCTCCTTTCGGGGACACgcccccttccccatcactgtccaatgtcccccacatggggctcccgttattaatctccattttacagaggaggttaccgaggcacagaggaaaggaaacgacttacccaaggtcacccagcagacacgcggcggagctgggattagaacccagg belongs to Ornithorhynchus anatinus isolate Pmale09 chromosome 2, mOrnAna1.pri.v4, whole genome shotgun sequence and includes:
- the LOC114809107 gene encoding GTP-binding protein Di-Ras2-like; translation: MSPEASPPRSSVRLVFFGAAGVGKTALIQRFLADTFEAQHKRTVEELHCLDCELGALRLRLEIMDTGGSYSFPAMRRLGIRRADAFVLVYSLQEPDSFQEVRRLRAEILETKGGAARPPIVVVANKSDLAPRRRRRPNAAAPASPLPGALDLDWGGPHLEASAKLGHNVLDVFQELLRLLHLPRRLSPALRRRRRRQTLPSSSSSSSSSSSSSSSSSSSSSSSAQPSGPPAVRKSHSCTVS